In Vibrio bathopelagicus, the following are encoded in one genomic region:
- the ilvG gene encoding acetolactate synthase 2 catalytic subunit produces the protein MKGAELVVSALKQQGIKTVFGYPGGAIMPIYDALYDGGVEHILCRHEQGAAMAAIGMARATQDVAVCMATSGPGATNLVTGLADAFMDSIPLVAITGQVASSHIGTDAFQEMDVIGMSLSCTKHSYLVTDIEELAPTLAEAFIVAKAGRPGPVIVDIAKDVQLAESPVKILPKFTPPAIPVVTTDAIEQAQYFLSQATRPVLYVGGGVQLAKATESVREFLRLNPMPAVSTLKGLGTIERDDPHYLGMLGMHGTKAANLVVQESDLLIVVGARFDDRVTGKLDTFAPHAKVIHIDIDAAEFSKLRLADAPIRGDINKIMPQLELSQDISSWVHHSEGLRSSFKWRYDHPGDLIFAPLLLKQLSDMMPASSMVSTDVGQHQMWAAQHIQPRDPQNFITSAGLGTMGFGLPAAMGASVGRPDDQSILISGDGSFMMNVQELGTLKRRQIPVKMVLLNNSRLGMVRQWQSLFFDGRHSETILDDNPDFVMLAKAFDIPGKTITRKEEVEPALKEMLESKTAYLLHVLIDEEENVWPLVPPGASNSEMLENT, from the coding sequence ATGAAAGGCGCAGAACTAGTTGTATCCGCACTAAAACAGCAGGGTATTAAAACCGTATTTGGTTACCCAGGTGGTGCCATCATGCCAATCTACGATGCACTTTATGACGGCGGAGTTGAGCATATCCTGTGTCGTCATGAGCAAGGTGCTGCAATGGCCGCTATCGGTATGGCACGTGCAACACAAGACGTCGCTGTTTGTATGGCAACCTCAGGCCCTGGCGCAACTAACCTGGTAACAGGTCTTGCTGATGCATTTATGGACTCTATCCCACTGGTTGCCATCACAGGCCAGGTTGCTAGCTCCCACATCGGCACCGACGCTTTCCAAGAAATGGATGTGATTGGCATGTCTCTGTCATGTACTAAACACAGCTATCTCGTTACCGATATTGAAGAACTTGCTCCAACATTGGCTGAAGCATTTATCGTTGCAAAAGCAGGGCGTCCCGGTCCGGTTATTGTCGATATCGCGAAAGATGTTCAACTAGCAGAATCCCCTGTAAAAATTCTTCCTAAATTTACACCACCAGCAATTCCTGTTGTGACAACGGATGCTATTGAACAAGCTCAGTACTTCTTGTCTCAAGCGACTCGCCCTGTGTTATACGTGGGTGGTGGTGTTCAACTAGCGAAAGCAACCGAATCAGTTCGCGAATTTTTACGTCTAAACCCAATGCCTGCAGTGAGCACACTGAAAGGCCTTGGCACCATTGAACGTGATGACCCACACTACTTAGGCATGCTTGGTATGCACGGCACCAAAGCCGCTAACCTAGTGGTTCAAGAAAGTGACCTGTTAATTGTTGTTGGCGCTCGTTTTGATGACCGAGTAACTGGCAAACTCGATACCTTTGCACCGCACGCTAAAGTTATCCATATCGATATCGATGCGGCAGAGTTCAGTAAACTGCGTCTGGCCGATGCGCCTATTCGTGGTGACATCAACAAGATCATGCCTCAACTGGAATTAAGCCAAGACATATCTTCTTGGGTTCACCACTCTGAAGGGCTACGCAGCTCATTCAAATGGCGCTACGACCACCCAGGCGACCTTATCTTCGCACCTTTGTTGTTGAAGCAATTGTCAGACATGATGCCTGCGAGTTCTATGGTTTCGACCGATGTTGGCCAACACCAGATGTGGGCAGCTCAACATATTCAGCCACGTGATCCACAAAACTTCATCACTTCAGCTGGCTTAGGCACGATGGGCTTTGGCCTACCTGCAGCCATGGGTGCATCGGTTGGTCGTCCTGATGACCAATCCATTCTTATCTCTGGTGATGGCTCATTCATGATGAACGTGCAAGAACTTGGTACGCTGAAGCGTCGCCAAATCCCAGTAAAAATGGTGCTGCTAAACAACTCTCGTTTAGGCATGGTTCGCCAATGGCAATCTCTGTTCTTTGATGGCCGACATAGTGAAACTATCTTGGATGACAACCCAGATTTCGTGATGCTAGCAAAAGCGTTCGACATCCCAGGCAAAACCATCACGCGTAAAGAAGAAGTAGAGCCAGCATTGAAAGAGATGCTTGAGAGCAAAACCGCTTACCTACTTCATGTCCTTATCGATGAAGAAGAAAACGTATGGCCACTAGTACCGCCAGGTGCTTCAAACAGCGAAATGTTGGAGAACACATAA
- the ilvM gene encoding acetolactate synthase 2 small subunit yields the protein MKRYLLDIKADDKPVLLERVLRVIRHRGFIVKQVAGTQNHESKVASVEIIVDSDRPISFLVNQIEKLWDVRTVDVISISRNELPNNNLQQKISA from the coding sequence ATGAAAAGATACTTATTAGACATCAAAGCCGATGATAAACCAGTACTGTTAGAACGTGTTCTTCGTGTTATTCGTCACCGTGGCTTCATCGTTAAGCAAGTGGCTGGCACCCAAAACCACGAAAGCAAAGTCGCGAGCGTTGAGATCATTGTCGACAGTGACCGTCCGATTTCTTTCTTAGTTAATCAGATCGAAAAGCTGTGGGATGTACGTACCGTAGACGTTATCTCTATTAGTCGTAATGAATTGCCAAACAATAACTTACAACAAAAAATAAGTGCATAA
- a CDS encoding branched-chain amino acid transaminase: MTAKTADYIWFNGEMVPWAEANVHVLTHAMHYGTSVFEGVRCYNTPKGPVIFRHPEHARRLKDSAKIYRFPIPFTEEEIMEATRETLRQNKLESAYIRPLGFVGNVGLGVCPPENTEMDLIIAAFPWGSYLGEEALENGVDAMISSWNRAAPNTIPTSAKAGGNYLSSLLVGGEARRHGYDEGIALSVDGYLSEGAGENIFVIRNGILSTPPATSAILPGITRDSIMTLAKDMGYEIREENIAREALYLADEVFMTGTAAEIVPVRSVDKITVGEGKRGPITEKVQAAYFGLFNGTTEDKWGWLDYVYPADRTSENQTQTTK, encoded by the coding sequence ATGACAGCTAAAACAGCAGACTATATCTGGTTTAACGGTGAAATGGTTCCTTGGGCAGAGGCGAACGTTCATGTCCTAACTCACGCAATGCACTACGGTACTTCTGTATTTGAAGGCGTTCGTTGCTACAACACGCCAAAGGGTCCGGTTATCTTCCGTCACCCAGAGCATGCAAGACGCCTAAAAGACTCAGCGAAAATCTACCGCTTCCCAATTCCTTTCACTGAGGAAGAAATTATGGAAGCGACTCGCGAAACGCTACGCCAAAATAAGCTAGAGTCAGCGTACATCCGCCCTCTAGGCTTTGTGGGTAACGTTGGTTTAGGTGTTTGTCCTCCTGAAAACACAGAAATGGATCTGATCATCGCCGCTTTCCCATGGGGTTCTTACCTAGGCGAAGAAGCGCTAGAAAATGGCGTAGATGCGATGATCTCAAGCTGGAACCGTGCAGCGCCAAATACTATCCCAACCTCAGCAAAGGCCGGTGGTAACTACCTATCTTCACTGCTCGTTGGTGGTGAAGCTCGTCGTCATGGTTACGATGAAGGTATTGCTCTAAGTGTTGATGGTTATCTTTCAGAGGGCGCGGGCGAGAACATTTTTGTTATTCGTAACGGCATTCTCTCTACACCACCAGCAACCAGCGCTATTCTGCCAGGTATCACTCGTGACTCGATCATGACGCTAGCAAAAGACATGGGGTATGAAATCCGTGAAGAGAACATTGCTCGTGAAGCACTGTACCTTGCTGACGAAGTCTTCATGACAGGCACAGCTGCAGAAATCGTTCCGGTTCGTAGCGTAGACAAAATTACAGTAGGTGAAGGCAAACGCGGTCCTATCACTGAAAAAGTTCAAGCAGCTTACTTTGGTTTATTCAATGGCACTACTGAAGATAAGTGGGGCTGGTTAGATTACGTTTACCCAGCAGACCGCACGTCAGAAAACCAAACACAAACAACTAAGTAA
- the ilvD gene encoding dihydroxy-acid dehydratase: MPIYRSATTTHGRNMAGARALWRATGVKDDDFGKPIIAVVNSFTQFVPGHVHLKDMGQLVAGEIEKAGGIAKEFNTIAVDDGIAMGHGGMLYSLPSRELIADSVEYMVNAHCADAMVCISNCDKITPGMMMAAMRLNIPVIFVSGGPMEAGKTKLSDQIIKLDLVDAMIQGADPTISDEQSEQVERSACPTCGSCSGMFTANSMNCLTEALGLSQPGNGSMLATHADREELFINAGKRIVDLTKRYYEQDDESALPRNIANRAAFDNAMALDIAMGGSSNTVLHLLAAAQEGEIDFDMDDIDAMSRRVPHLCKVAPSTPKYHMEDVHRAGGVMAILGELDRAGLLNNQTRTVLGLSMQEQLAQYDIMQTEDEAVLKFFRAGPAGIRTTKAFSQDCRWDRLDDDRKEGCIRTKENAFSQEGGLAVLSGNIAVDGCIVKTAGVDEENLKFQGPAIVFESQDTAVEGILAGKVKAGEVVVIRYEGPKGGPGMQEMLYPTTYLKSMGLGKSCALLTDGRFSGGTSGLSIGHASPEAASGGVIGLVNTGDIITIDIPSRSITLDVPEAELTARREKQDALGWKPENRQREVSFALKAYASMATSADKGAVRDKSKLEG; this comes from the coding sequence ATGCCAATCTATCGTTCAGCAACGACTACCCACGGACGCAATATGGCTGGTGCGCGCGCTTTATGGCGTGCAACTGGCGTTAAAGATGATGACTTCGGTAAGCCAATCATCGCAGTTGTAAACTCTTTCACTCAATTTGTACCAGGTCACGTTCACCTTAAAGATATGGGTCAATTGGTTGCGGGTGAAATCGAGAAAGCGGGCGGTATCGCTAAAGAATTCAACACCATCGCAGTTGATGATGGTATCGCAATGGGCCACGGCGGCATGCTGTACTCACTGCCATCACGTGAGCTTATTGCAGACTCAGTAGAATACATGGTCAATGCACACTGTGCGGATGCAATGGTGTGTATCTCTAACTGTGACAAAATCACTCCGGGAATGATGATGGCTGCAATGCGCCTCAATATCCCCGTGATCTTTGTATCAGGCGGCCCAATGGAAGCAGGTAAGACCAAGCTTTCAGATCAGATCATCAAGCTCGACCTTGTTGATGCAATGATCCAAGGTGCCGATCCAACAATTTCAGATGAGCAAAGCGAACAAGTAGAGCGTTCTGCATGTCCAACCTGTGGTTCATGTTCAGGTATGTTCACAGCCAACTCAATGAACTGTCTAACAGAAGCACTTGGCCTATCTCAGCCTGGTAACGGCTCTATGCTGGCGACGCACGCAGACCGTGAAGAACTGTTCATCAATGCCGGTAAGCGCATCGTTGATCTAACCAAGCGTTACTACGAGCAAGACGACGAATCAGCACTGCCACGCAACATTGCAAACCGCGCTGCTTTTGATAATGCAATGGCGCTTGATATCGCGATGGGTGGTTCTAGTAACACCGTTCTTCACCTTTTAGCAGCCGCTCAAGAAGGGGAGATTGATTTCGATATGGATGATATCGATGCGATGTCTCGCCGTGTTCCACACCTATGTAAAGTGGCACCTTCAACTCCCAAATACCACATGGAAGACGTTCACCGCGCTGGTGGTGTGATGGCTATCCTTGGTGAACTTGACCGTGCAGGTCTACTGAACAACCAAACTCGCACCGTGCTTGGTCTAAGCATGCAAGAGCAACTTGCACAGTACGACATCATGCAGACAGAAGATGAAGCTGTGCTTAAGTTCTTCCGTGCTGGCCCTGCGGGCATCCGTACAACTAAAGCTTTCTCACAAGATTGCCGTTGGGATCGTCTTGATGACGATCGCAAAGAAGGTTGTATTCGTACTAAAGAGAACGCATTCAGCCAAGAAGGTGGCCTAGCGGTACTTTCAGGTAACATCGCGGTTGATGGTTGTATCGTTAAGACTGCGGGTGTTGATGAAGAAAACCTTAAATTCCAAGGCCCAGCAATCGTATTTGAAAGCCAAGATACAGCAGTAGAAGGTATCTTAGCGGGTAAAGTAAAAGCAGGCGAAGTCGTGGTTATTCGCTACGAAGGCCCTAAAGGTGGTCCAGGTATGCAAGAAATGCTGTACCCAACCACTTACCTAAAATCGATGGGGCTAGGCAAGTCTTGTGCTCTATTAACAGATGGCCGTTTCTCTGGTGGTACATCGGGTCTGTCTATCGGTCACGCGTCTCCAGAAGCAGCAAGTGGCGGTGTGATTGGTCTAGTTAACACTGGCGATATCATCACTATCGACATCCCTAGCCGTTCAATCACGCTTGATGTACCAGAAGCGGAACTAACAGCACGTCGTGAAAAACAAGATGCATTAGGCTGGAAACCAGAAAACCGTCAGCGTGAAGTGTCATTCGCACTGAAAGCTTATGCGAGCATGGCAACCAGTGCCGACAAAGGCGCAGTGCGTGATAAGTCTAAACTTGAGGGCTAA
- the ilvA gene encoding threonine ammonia-lyase, biosynthetic has product MSDYTSSPKKQSGADYLRQILRAPVYEAAIVTPLQDMPRLSARIGNQVQLKREDRQPVHSFKLRGAYNMVSSLSEQQKAAGVIAASAGNHAQGMALSGSKLGIQTTIVMPKTTPDIKVDAVRGFGGKVVLHGSNFDEAKAEAERLSAEHGFTFVPPFDHPLVIAGQGTMGMEMLQQNGHMDYIFVPVGGGGLAAGVAVLVKQLMPEIKVIAVEPEDSSCLKAALDAGEPVVLDQVSMFADGVAVKRIGEETFRLCQQYIDGHVAVSSDEICSAVKDIFEDTRAIAEPSGALALAGLKKFAEQNKLQDKQLATVLSGANTNFHGLRYVSERCELGEKREGLLAVTIPERQGAFLEFCNIIGGRAVTEFNYRHNDESLANIFVGVRLQGGQEELEHIINDLREGGYPVVDLSDDEMAKLHIRYMIGGKPSKPLKERLYSFEFPEYPGALIKFLDTLGTHWNISLFNYRNHGADYGRVLCGFELGDDDLAQFSTHLRELGYQCKDETDNPSYKFFLS; this is encoded by the coding sequence ATGAGTGACTACACCTCCAGTCCCAAAAAACAAAGTGGCGCAGATTATCTGCGCCAGATCCTGAGAGCACCGGTTTACGAAGCAGCGATTGTGACACCTCTGCAAGATATGCCACGTCTAAGCGCTCGTATCGGTAATCAGGTTCAGCTAAAACGAGAAGACCGTCAGCCGGTACACTCGTTCAAGCTGCGCGGTGCCTACAACATGGTTTCAAGTCTTTCTGAACAACAGAAAGCCGCAGGTGTTATCGCAGCATCAGCAGGAAACCACGCTCAAGGTATGGCGCTATCTGGCTCTAAGCTGGGTATTCAAACCACGATCGTGATGCCAAAAACGACTCCGGATATCAAGGTCGATGCGGTACGCGGGTTTGGCGGCAAAGTGGTTCTGCACGGCAGTAACTTCGATGAAGCGAAAGCGGAAGCTGAACGCCTATCTGCTGAACACGGCTTCACCTTTGTGCCTCCTTTCGATCACCCACTCGTGATTGCAGGACAAGGCACTATGGGTATGGAAATGCTTCAGCAGAATGGTCACATGGATTATATCTTTGTGCCGGTTGGTGGCGGTGGGCTAGCCGCTGGTGTTGCTGTACTCGTTAAACAACTGATGCCAGAGATTAAGGTGATTGCGGTAGAGCCTGAAGACTCTTCTTGCTTGAAGGCAGCACTTGATGCGGGTGAACCCGTGGTACTGGATCAGGTCAGCATGTTTGCTGATGGCGTTGCGGTTAAACGTATTGGCGAAGAGACCTTCCGTCTTTGCCAGCAGTACATCGATGGTCATGTTGCGGTTTCTAGCGATGAGATCTGCTCTGCAGTGAAAGACATCTTCGAAGACACTCGTGCGATTGCTGAACCTTCGGGAGCACTTGCTCTGGCTGGCCTTAAGAAGTTTGCTGAACAAAACAAACTGCAAGATAAGCAATTGGCGACGGTACTGTCTGGTGCTAACACCAACTTCCACGGTCTACGTTATGTATCTGAGCGTTGTGAGTTAGGTGAGAAGCGAGAAGGCTTGCTTGCGGTTACGATTCCAGAGCGACAAGGGGCATTCTTAGAGTTCTGTAATATTATTGGTGGTCGTGCGGTGACTGAGTTTAATTACCGCCACAATGACGAAAGTCTAGCGAATATCTTCGTTGGTGTACGTCTACAAGGTGGCCAAGAAGAACTCGAACACATCATCAATGACCTACGTGAGGGTGGCTACCCGGTTGTTGATCTCTCTGATGATGAGATGGCAAAACTGCACATTCGTTACATGATTGGCGGAAAACCATCGAAACCTCTGAAAGAGCGCCTATACAGCTTTGAGTTTCCAGAGTATCCAGGTGCATTGATTAAATTCCTTGATACCTTAGGTACCCACTGGAATATCAGCCTGTTCAACTATCGTAACCACGGTGCCGACTACGGTCGTGTATTGTGTGGCTTCGAACTCGGTGATGATGATTTGGCTCAGTTCTCGACACACCTACGAGAGCTTGGCTATCAGTGTAAAGATGAAACCGATAACCCTTCCTACAAGTTCTTCTTGTCTTAA
- the punR gene encoding DNA-binding transcriptional activator PunR, whose amino-acid sequence MFSKSSLEMLDTVARLGSFTAAAEQLHKVPSAISYGVRQVEQELDVLLFRRLPRKVELTPAGELFIEEARQLLRQMEELSAQTRRAARGWKKTLRLTLDNVVKLDKMKPMIEEFYQTFEFAELQINMEVFNGSWEAIAQGRADVVIGATSAIPVGGDFEVKDMGRLDWAFVMSPSHPCVREQNLNEAFVSQYPAICLDDTSSVLPKRHTGHYSNQRRLLLPNWYSAIECLKNGVGVGYMPRHIAAPIIEQGLLVEKILPEPSPQSHCCLVWRKDDNHKLIEWMVKYLGSSEQLHQDWLDHRKAI is encoded by the coding sequence ATGTTCTCTAAATCCTCGTTAGAAATGCTTGATACCGTTGCTCGCTTGGGCAGCTTTACTGCGGCTGCTGAACAATTGCACAAAGTGCCATCGGCGATCAGCTATGGGGTTAGGCAGGTGGAGCAAGAGCTTGATGTTTTACTTTTCAGACGCTTACCAAGAAAAGTAGAGCTGACGCCCGCTGGGGAGTTGTTTATTGAAGAGGCTCGTCAACTACTGAGACAAATGGAAGAACTCAGTGCGCAAACTCGCCGAGCCGCGCGTGGTTGGAAGAAAACCCTACGTCTAACCCTTGATAACGTGGTTAAGCTCGACAAGATGAAACCAATGATTGAAGAGTTTTATCAAACCTTTGAGTTCGCTGAGTTACAGATCAACATGGAAGTGTTCAATGGTTCTTGGGAAGCCATTGCACAGGGTAGGGCGGATGTCGTGATTGGCGCCACTTCGGCGATTCCGGTTGGCGGTGACTTTGAAGTAAAGGATATGGGGCGGTTAGATTGGGCATTTGTCATGTCACCCAGTCACCCTTGTGTGCGAGAGCAAAACCTCAATGAAGCCTTTGTCAGTCAATATCCAGCGATCTGTTTGGATGATACCTCTAGTGTGCTGCCTAAGCGTCACACAGGGCATTACTCTAATCAAAGACGTCTATTGTTACCTAACTGGTATAGCGCCATAGAGTGTCTTAAAAATGGTGTTGGGGTGGGTTACATGCCAAGGCATATTGCCGCACCTATTATCGAACAAGGTTTGCTGGTGGAAAAAATATTGCCCGAGCCAAGCCCTCAGAGTCATTGCTGCTTAGTGTGGCGCAAAGATGACAACCATAAGTTGATCGAGTGGATGGTTAAGTATTTAGGATCGAGTGAACAGCTTCACCAAGATTGGTTGGATCATCGCAAGGCGATCTAA
- the punC gene encoding purine nucleoside transporter PunC has protein sequence MNISKFQLVYLAVLSMLGFIATDMYLPAFKAMEVDFATGPEQIALSLTVFLGGMALGQLLWGLASDKYGHRNTLAVGLVIFTAASFGLAFSTEVWHLLTLRFIQAIGVCAPAVIWQAMVIKRYSQSSSQQIFATIMPLVALSPALAPQLGVLLADSFGWHSIFITLTLMGALLIATTMAQPKEAPEVKQTSIKTDIKTLLKSKPYMGNVLMFASASAAFFAYLTGMPEIMAQLGYEAKDIGLSFIPQTIAFMAGGYFGKQAVKKYGDGIVLRNLIGLFSVAALLIFIASQWELTSIWPLLAPFCLIAVANGALYPIVVNRALSSAKQSPATAAGLQNSLQISISSLSSALVAAMASQALSATGIAVVICLGTLWIGYIVSNKELSEHFVAPDNSRVVAEDKQD, from the coding sequence ATGAATATTTCTAAATTTCAATTGGTCTACCTTGCAGTACTTTCAATGCTTGGTTTCATCGCGACTGATATGTACCTTCCAGCATTTAAAGCAATGGAAGTCGACTTTGCAACCGGTCCAGAGCAGATTGCCTTGTCTCTAACCGTATTCCTTGGCGGTATGGCACTGGGTCAGCTTCTTTGGGGGCTAGCAAGTGACAAATATGGTCACCGCAATACGCTGGCAGTCGGTCTAGTGATATTCACCGCCGCTTCATTTGGCTTAGCATTCAGTACCGAAGTTTGGCACCTACTGACACTGCGCTTCATTCAAGCGATCGGTGTATGTGCGCCTGCGGTAATTTGGCAAGCAATGGTTATCAAGCGTTACTCTCAGAGCAGTAGCCAGCAAATTTTTGCGACTATCATGCCTCTAGTTGCGCTATCTCCAGCATTAGCACCTCAACTGGGTGTATTGCTAGCAGACAGTTTTGGTTGGCACAGTATCTTTATTACATTGACGCTAATGGGCGCATTGTTGATCGCAACGACAATGGCTCAACCAAAAGAAGCGCCGGAAGTAAAACAAACATCGATCAAAACTGATATTAAGACGCTACTTAAGTCTAAGCCATACATGGGCAATGTGTTGATGTTTGCATCGGCGTCAGCAGCGTTCTTCGCTTACCTAACGGGTATGCCAGAGATCATGGCTCAACTAGGTTATGAAGCAAAAGACATTGGTCTGAGCTTCATTCCACAGACAATCGCATTTATGGCGGGTGGTTACTTCGGTAAGCAAGCAGTGAAAAAATACGGTGATGGCATCGTATTACGAAACCTGATTGGTTTGTTCAGTGTTGCTGCGTTACTGATTTTCATCGCATCACAATGGGAACTGACGTCAATTTGGCCTCTACTGGCACCGTTCTGTCTGATTGCAGTAGCAAACGGCGCACTTTACCCAATCGTAGTAAACCGTGCCCTATCAAGCGCAAAACAGAGCCCAGCAACGGCTGCTGGCCTACAGAACAGCCTTCAGATCAGTATTAGTAGCCTATCAAGCGCACTCGTTGCCGCAATGGCAAGCCAAGCACTGAGCGCTACGGGGATTGCTGTGGTGATTTGTTTAGGTACTTTGTGGATTGGTTACATCGTTTCGAACAAAGAACTGTCTGAGCACTTTGTTGCGCCAGATAACTCTCGCGTAGTAGCAGAAGACAAGCAAGACTAG
- a CDS encoding diguanylate cyclase → MLVGLYGFYITLEKLVVENERNHLVSLMSDVVYEIREDSSLFTDGVDADDYIGNLTQASTRLRIQIINPDGVVIGDTDLSDHALASVENHSDRPEFQQALKTGLGSDVRFSTVTSVDRIYYSYKESINDSCFVIVISSPMHQLKQMNFQLMGILIGMVVLSLSFLIGTSYVSNRQIVHKVEEEQKKQDERIRQRTHEIELMHRLANMLAACNNMVEAQQIVSDILPRILGKVNGSVSLMRASRNQLITQLDWGEAWPGSASFAPEECWSLRKGRAHQSNDDFHSLTCGHMHEMDNNQTLCIPLTAHGNTIGIMHLYFGVGDIKIDPITEQLAFSVSEHLGLALANLSLQEKLRSQALSDPLTGLFNRRFFEQKLEEHSMNSATSEQPLSLLMLDLDHFKRFNDNFGHDAGDFVLKEISALLKQSVSEDEIACRLGGEELAILLPHYSMGQATEFGQTLCDAVRSMHLEHKGLSLGQLGVSIGVATYPKPASDTESLVKMADNALYMAKDMGRSRVVNYDEYSRHKAPVLEAVEV, encoded by the coding sequence ATGCTGGTGGGCCTATATGGCTTTTACATCACCTTGGAAAAGTTAGTGGTAGAAAACGAACGCAACCATTTAGTGTCGTTGATGTCTGATGTCGTTTATGAGATCCGTGAAGACAGCAGTTTGTTTACGGATGGTGTCGATGCTGATGACTATATTGGCAACCTTACGCAAGCCAGCACACGATTAAGAATTCAGATTATTAATCCTGATGGCGTGGTGATTGGTGATACTGACCTGTCTGATCATGCACTGGCAAGCGTTGAAAATCACAGTGACCGCCCTGAATTTCAACAAGCTCTGAAGACCGGACTTGGTAGTGACGTGCGTTTTAGTACCGTCACCTCTGTCGACCGAATCTATTACTCCTACAAAGAATCTATCAACGATAGCTGTTTCGTTATCGTGATCTCTTCACCGATGCATCAACTTAAGCAGATGAACTTCCAGCTAATGGGTATTCTGATCGGGATGGTTGTATTGAGCTTGAGCTTTTTGATTGGCACTTCGTATGTGAGTAACCGTCAGATAGTGCACAAGGTCGAAGAAGAGCAGAAGAAGCAGGATGAGCGCATTCGCCAAAGAACCCATGAGATTGAGTTGATGCACCGTTTGGCCAATATGCTTGCGGCATGTAACAACATGGTGGAAGCTCAGCAGATCGTCTCAGATATCTTGCCGCGAATTCTTGGTAAGGTGAACGGCAGTGTTTCTTTGATGCGTGCATCGCGTAACCAACTGATCACTCAGCTCGACTGGGGAGAAGCATGGCCGGGTAGCGCAAGCTTTGCGCCAGAAGAATGTTGGTCATTACGTAAAGGTCGTGCGCACCAATCGAATGATGATTTCCATTCGTTGACTTGTGGACACATGCACGAGATGGATAACAACCAAACGCTTTGTATTCCGCTGACTGCACACGGTAATACCATCGGTATTATGCACCTTTACTTCGGGGTAGGCGATATCAAGATTGACCCAATTACCGAGCAACTGGCTTTCAGTGTTTCAGAGCACTTAGGTTTAGCATTGGCTAACTTGAGCTTACAAGAGAAGCTTCGCTCACAAGCATTAAGCGATCCGTTAACAGGCCTGTTTAACCGTCGTTTCTTCGAGCAAAAGCTGGAAGAACATTCGATGAACTCCGCCACCAGCGAGCAGCCGTTATCATTGCTGATGCTCGATTTGGATCACTTTAAACGTTTCAATGACAACTTTGGCCATGATGCGGGTGATTTCGTATTGAAAGAGATCAGCGCACTACTCAAACAGAGTGTGAGTGAAGATGAGATCGCATGCCGATTGGGTGGTGAGGAGTTAGCGATACTGCTTCCGCATTACTCGATGGGACAAGCTACGGAGTTTGGTCAGACATTATGTGATGCGGTGCGCTCTATGCATCTTGAGCACAAAGGACTTTCATTAGGGCAGTTGGGCGTATCTATCGGTGTTGCCACCTATCCTAAGCCAGCGTCTGATACTGAATCTTTGGTTAAGATGGCAGACAATGCACTCTACATGGCCAAAGATATGGGGCGCAGCCGAGTGGTTAACTATGACGAATACAGTCGCCACAAAGCACCAGTATTGGAAGCCGTTGAAGTGTAA